From a region of the Hyalangium ruber genome:
- a CDS encoding SIR2 family protein yields the protein MAVLSAAEAGPHLHQEYKDGRLVPFLGAGFSKPLRLPDWSELVGWMAERLDFETDLFHLHGRYEQLAEYFQISDHNNFQHLVYEMTRRFDSEEAVRARRASSTHQALAGLDWRTVYTTNYDSHVEGALRDAKKKVAVLASFEDFQGRREPGTCEVIKFHGTLTHPETIVLTESSYFRRMALEAPVDQRLRADLLSNSFLFLGYSFSDTNIRYIWYRMHQLRLQGQPLGRRPHARRCYFAAFGAGPIQPELLEQWNIDMILLDPEDKNASVTDLLQRIQSPGSP from the coding sequence ATGGCCGTCCTGTCCGCCGCCGAAGCCGGTCCCCACCTGCATCAGGAGTACAAGGACGGGCGGCTCGTCCCCTTCCTGGGAGCGGGCTTCTCCAAGCCGCTGCGGCTGCCGGACTGGAGCGAGCTGGTCGGCTGGATGGCCGAGCGCCTCGACTTCGAGACGGACCTGTTCCACCTGCACGGGCGCTACGAGCAGCTCGCCGAGTACTTCCAGATCTCCGACCACAACAACTTCCAGCACCTGGTCTACGAGATGACGCGGCGCTTCGACTCGGAGGAAGCCGTCCGCGCGCGACGGGCCTCCAGCACGCACCAGGCCCTGGCGGGCCTCGACTGGCGCACCGTCTACACCACCAACTACGACTCGCACGTGGAGGGGGCCCTGCGCGACGCGAAGAAGAAGGTCGCCGTGCTGGCCTCCTTCGAGGACTTCCAGGGCCGGCGCGAGCCCGGCACCTGCGAGGTGATCAAGTTCCACGGCACCCTCACCCACCCGGAGACGATCGTCCTCACCGAGAGCTCCTACTTCCGGCGGATGGCGCTGGAGGCGCCCGTGGATCAGCGCCTGCGCGCCGACCTGCTCAGCAACAGCTTCCTGTTCCTGGGCTACAGCTTCAGCGACACCAACATCCGCTACATCTGGTACCGGATGCACCAGCTGCGCCTCCAGGGCCAGCCCCTCGGCCGGCGCCCGCACGCGCGGCGCTGCTACTTCGCCGCCTTCGGCGCGGGCCCCATCCAGCCCGAGTTGCTGGAGCAGTGGAACATCGACATGATCCTGCTCGATCCCGAGGACAAGAACGCCAGCGTCACCGACCTGCTCCAGCGCATCCAGTCCCCCGGGAGCCCCTGA
- a CDS encoding non-canonical purine NTP pyrophosphatase — protein sequence MATTWYYNSTNEEKIREVQHLFSGSQRLRILRHPIIEILDTDLERVVLAKAADAYRSTRMPVIVEHGALCIDFLNGIPGALVKPTWMALGNRLCTLVPTGQPRTSRARSALCYCDGRRRVIILKEVEGELAPEPRGTGGFHWDPVFIPKGDTRTLAELPLDEKLRVSASGQAFAELRQKLGL from the coding sequence ATGGCGACCACCTGGTATTACAACTCGACGAACGAGGAGAAGATCCGCGAGGTCCAGCACCTCTTCTCCGGCAGCCAGCGGCTGCGCATCCTGCGCCATCCGATCATCGAGATCCTTGACACCGATCTGGAGCGGGTGGTGCTGGCCAAGGCCGCCGATGCCTACCGTTCCACCCGCATGCCCGTCATCGTCGAGCACGGCGCGCTGTGCATCGACTTCCTCAACGGCATCCCCGGCGCGCTCGTCAAGCCGACGTGGATGGCGCTGGGCAACCGGCTCTGCACGCTCGTCCCCACCGGGCAGCCGCGCACGAGCCGCGCGCGCAGCGCCCTCTGCTACTGCGACGGTCGCCGGCGCGTCATCATCCTCAAGGAGGTCGAGGGAGAGCTGGCGCCCGAGCCTCGCGGCACCGGGGGGTTCCACTGGGATCCCGTCTTCATCCCAAAGGGAGACACGCGGACGCTGGCTGAGCTGCCCCTCGACGAGAAGCTGCGCGTCTCCGCCTCGGGGCAGGCCTTCGCGGAGCTGCGCCAGAAGCTGGGGCTGTAG